The Drosophila innubila isolate TH190305 chromosome 2L unlocalized genomic scaffold, UK_Dinn_1.0 4_B_2L, whole genome shotgun sequence genome segment ttatgccaaaaaaaagagaacaaaaaaacaatatctgcaattgttgctgttgctgttgctgctgcagctgcctcATGAGATTCAAATTCTATGCGCTACTCAATTTTAATTCACATGAAGTGCATagatataatttcaattaaatttcggAGCTGGTACTCCACATGATTAAGGATTTTTCACAACGTAAATACCCAGACTCAAACCTTACACATATTTCCGAGGTGTGTTGCAGCATCAAATTTGCGGAACATTAATAGATTTGTGGCAGCATCATattcaaagaaaatatttgtataattacaTAACTTTagttcttaaattaaactcTCTGTGTTGTTAATCAAATTGTGTATGCAAGCagcattaaattatatataacgctataatatatcatataaaagCTTGAAGTTGAAACGTTAATCAAcgcaaaaatatgaaagaaaagaaaacataagatttataaatatatagttgtTACTTGTTTCTGCGTTGTTGATAAtagtttttactttacttgGTTGACTATTCATATTGTTGATGCTTGTTGTGTTAGTTTTTGGTTAATGAGCGAAGGAGCAGAGGCAAAAGAGGAAGATTTGCTCATTTGAACAGTATTTGACAAAGGCAACAAACCAACCAATAAACAATCAAACAACTTTTAGAAAACAAGCAActtattcattatattttgtacataCAATTGTTTATACTGTTTGTTCTTCTATTTATGTGTAGCTGTGGTTAGGTTTCGATTTTTATACAATAACCCATCATTATATGGTGAtgcatcatttaaatttaaaacaatatatgattattaatactgatatatatatatatatatatatatatacatatttataaactatgcgttgtttgctgtttgaaTTAAATAGCGTGttgttaacttttattattattatttgtattttatttaattacatatacacacatacagtaaacaaaaatacaatacaatatacGCCCcgattatatattaataatatgaaatatatataatactatatgtatgttaaatcattttagtggatgtataaaaacaaacaactaaatcaaataaaataaaaaatgtttaaaaaaaaaaaatggattgtTAACATCGTTTTTTCAGTTGATTAAAGCACAGAGCAGTAGCATAATGCCCACAATAGAACTTTGGATTAGTTGGCCACCGTTGCACAAATCTTTGTGACAGAAGGCACAGCCCAGAAAGTTTAGATGTGGCACCACCGGATCCGGACGCTGATCACACACGGAAAAATCGCCAAATGCACAGGATCGTCgcacaaatataaaatcatcTTCCGCTGTAAATAAGAAGATATTGAAAGATCTGAGAATTTGAACATTGTCTAATCGATTAGAATTACGATACAAACTAGTCAAATTTGCAACTAGGAAgcaaaaatgatataaaatgcCAATAAGAAATTCAGATTAAAAATCCATAAATCATTGCACAAGAAAATTCAAGCAAACTTAGATAATCCAAAgctacttttttaaataacaataaactaTAGTTTTCGAACTTGTATATTCAGAATTTTTTCCTTTATATTTCCAGGTATTTGTTTCCAttatttcatttccatttttgttgtttaagaatttattttcgtttttatcaGACTTGGCTTTAGGTACCGTATATACTGATGATTACTTACAGTCCTTGTAGTACTTGGTCAGACAAGCGGTGTCCGGTCGTTGTGAATAAAGGGCACGTTGTTCTTCCGGCAATTCCATGGCGTCGCAGTCCGTTTTGGCAATGTCGTCAGCATGGAATTCATCGTCGCAATTTGAATCATTTACGGAATCGCATTCATAGCAACTAACGGCCAAAGCtgtaataatgatgatgacgacatATGGGTAAAAATGTATGTCAACAATGTGTATGTCGGCAACTCACCTGTGGCGGCTATCGTGACGAACAGCAGGCCAAGTGCCAACACCGTGTGCCGCATCAGCGCCATCTCCAATCGTTGAATGCTACGGAGCGACTGGGATGCCCAGGTACGTGTATGGCAAACAGATGATGGATTGAAGAGTATCCAGATTGTTTGGTTAGCCTGTTGATCGCTCAGTCACATGGTCAGTCGAGAACCAGCCGGACGTACTGCACACGCGAGACTGAACTCAGTAAATTCGCATTCTGAATGAGAcgatattgtttttatttttgtttttgttattgttgtttttttctttttgtatttgttcttTGTTATTTTCCATATAACACATTTGGGATTTCATTTGCCTGAGCGCGTTTAGTTCGAGTACATGCCACACATGAGTACGACGAATatacgaaatgaaatgaaatggaatgaGCGGCATTTTGATTGCCGAAAATAAATGTACGTTGACATGAAACATGAAATTGGTGAAAAACAGAGTCCATTGTGTGGAGGCGTCGCGCCCTTGTTCATTTCTCACGTATGCGCTCAAAGATCAGTGCggataaataaacaaatttttgctttaatttacatttatatagtttttattaggtgcCATCCATTTGTTTGCCATGGCCATTTTCAGCAACAACTAATGCATAATACTAAAATGTTATTCATACGTCACGTTGGCCGCCGTTAAGCAACTGCGCTGCAGCGATTACAATGCAGATACCAAATGCAGGCAGCTTCCACGCCCTCGTCGTCAGCTGATCCGCCCCGTTGCAGTAGTTCTCGTTATCGCACACGTGACAACTCGCATTCTGCACTGCGGTCAGTGTGGGATCCAATTTACAGCCAATGTCCGTCTCGTTGACTTCGCCGAAGTAACAGCCACGCACAAATTTGATTACGCCATTTTCTGAGTGTGGTtgtcaaataaacaaatgaaacaatgttgtagcatacttttaggatgGGTCGATAAATAGCTTTAGCCTTGTGGACTTAACAGCGAATTGGGAATAAAGACTAAACAAAACGATGAACTTGGGATTGAGCAACAATAGTATCCTTTGCAAACAACAGTAAAATTAACGATAAAATGGGATACATAAGTTCTTTGTGTTTCACAGTgaattagaaacaaaaaaaccttGGAAATAGACTGAAATGAAATCATTCTAAAATTcatcaacaaaattaattcatagGATATTATTCTTGTACAATAATACATAAAGTTCTATTTTATCCTGGTTTTTACcattaataaacttaattaaaaatttactaagctctctcaaaaatatattttgacacTTGAAAGCAGCTAAAGTTGctatgcttttgttttgtcagAGATTCTTTGAACGATTTTACAGTctctcatttatttaattttatttttacagctTTCAATTCAGTTTCATATTCTAATTCGCTGCATGAATTTCATTGATACTTTTACATCTAACATGAGATAAACCAAGctcattttataaaacttaatttattctttagatcttcgaaaaaaatatgaaacttaATACTCGAACCGacttttaaaacaattgaagAAAACTCACCACGGAAAACACGTTTAAGACACGCCGTCGCATTCTTTTTGGACAGCTCGTTCTCCAGAAATCGGGGCGGGGCAGTGAAGTCGCAATCGTACTTGAAATAGTTTTCAGTTCGAAAATTTTCACCGCAATTCGCCTCGTAGACGGATTCGCATGAGTAGCATTTGATGGCGTAAGCTATTGGCattgaaatatatacactttaagATTTATGGCTTAAGGTCTCGTCGTGGGCGGCAGGGGgaacaaaatggcaacgaaCCTGTGGCCAGCAGAGTGACGAGCGCGCCAAACCAAAGTAAATACTGCATTTCCAGCGATGTTTTCTTTATATGTGTATTGCGGGATATCAAAGCAATTCAAATTGAAGACCGAATAACAAACCAATCCAAATCACACCAAACCACTTGCCacactatttatttatataaatagaattttaatgGAAATTTACACGTTTTTTTAAGGCGAATTTCGGTTTAATTGACGCATTGGTCTTTGGGTGCTTTATGGAAAATTCTTATGCagattttttatgtaaaatctttctttgtatttataaCTTATTTACTCAGCGCTCGAGGCGCAATTGAAACGAACGATTTGAattgaaagtgttttttttttgcctacaTATGTTCTCTCGCTGTGTGTAAGTCgtatatttctataaattactCGTATTctgacatatttttattttcatttttatttttctatttttctgcTCTTATTCGGCACGTTACGGAAAACACGCGCCTTTCCTTCAGTCATAGAGCGCCTATGACAAATTTCACATAATTTTCCGCACCGTCGTTTATCAACATCCACCCGTTCTGTGGTCACTATGAAAACttgtgttcttgttgttgttgttgtcgatacTTTCTGTTTTAGTTCTGTTTATAAAACACGACGCCTTAACCAGTCTGTCAGTCGACGGCCACGTTCAAAATTATACTGAAAAATGCCGCAACGTTTCCAAATTCCACTTCGACGAGACTCTCTTTCCCTAGTCTAATGTTTTTTTGGTCAACTCTCGCAGACACCTATTGAAATTgtctaattttaatgaattttccTCAGGCGCTCGTCGCGCGCgccataaaaacaaatttacttATACTCGATAGAATTTATAGCATACATATGGAAGGAGGCGGCAGACGGCAGTCGTCTTTCACTCTTTGCCACTTTTACTAATAGCAAAGAGAGCTAACAAAGTTGCTAAAGAGCACAACAAACTAGacaatgtatatatttgtatgtcagtgtatgtgagtgtgggtGTTGGTGTATAGCGGAGTGAGCGGGAGCTTTAATTATGGCCTTACACGCAAGGGCAGCTTTTGCAGCTTTTCAGTACATTTACCACAATGATGATGGTGTTTACGTTAAAGGACGAGTTAAATAATCAAACCTTTATGTGAtctagaaaaaatataataattacataagtTGAACAAATTGCAACTAAATCTTAACGATTGTAAAGCCATAACCATAATTTTACtttacattatatttttaatatttccacTTATGTTCCAATTATTTTAAGTGCTTGAATGTGTACCTAGAGTTGGTTGAGattgtatttttgatttcgaatttaaattgcGGCTTAATAACTtggaaatgtttatttaatttaatgatatgCAAGACATTTGTAGAATGCTGAAGTTATTAATACAAAAGCAGAAGCTGACAGCTTTCATTTCATCAGCAATTTAAGCCAAGAGACGAGCTACTCCGAAAAAGAGGACGATGGCTCCAGCAATGGGTGCCAAGGAGGCGGAACCATTGCACCCGTCCTTGTTGCACACATCGCAGCTCAGCTGCTTGATGTTGGGCATGGTGGGATCGTTCTCACAGCCCGACTGTGTGTTTCTGACATCGCCAAAGAAGCAGGAGCGCAGGATTTGCGGATGTCCGGGTACTGGAAATGGGAAAAGAGTTCGTTATTAACTGTAAAgctataattgaataaatctCCACTGCCTGAatgctaatttaaatgcactcTTTGTTAGCActttaaagcaattttcatAGAATTGCTAACAAATGCTAATCAAAGCCATTTTTCGTTGGTCAACGAATGTGACTTTTGTGATCAGCTGAAGATTGCTGTCAATGCTCAGCCCTTTTTTTTCAtcgattatttataattaaaaccatatttaaatttgatgagGTAGCTTTCCATTCTGTGTAATTGACGACTATAACTACAGCTATAAAAATAGCTGTGACTAATATATAGATGACGACTTGTTAGACTCTTAATTGTCTGAGACAACCCTCTTCAAACAACTCAgtaacaattacaatttttaattgcattagttataatttttagttgttttataTGGTCGGGAGCAGCGGAtaagcatatttataaatgaaggagattttaaagaaattctcataaatataagtagactaataaatactttgtacttttatataattttggttaaaatattgaataaaagtctCTTATTCGATTGGATTATTAATTATCTggtataaattaataaagagtGATCGAAGCTATCGATATTCAGCTAATTACATGAGCATAAAtgattgtatatataaatttaactttatgtTATAATCCGAGTTCGAGCTTAACTGAAGCAATAATATTgaattgacaataaataaaatattattaatattaattataaataaaaataatattaagctagtcggaaaggctattgtcgagatcccgaccatagaatggccgttacttatttcaatatatataaaagtacttgaTAGAAATTACTTGTCTggctttgaaaacattaatttgcaattactGCTGTACCACTAGTCCGATCTTGctgattcagtgggataatagataataataataatagttaactttatttaccacaaaaagtgttttatctttaaaactgGAGGTGTGGTAATTTTTCGCAATTTGTGGAGgtggaagggggcgtggcttaaatttgaaacaaacttgatctgcgtggggtgtatagaaatctgtgtgccaaatttggttgctctatctcatatagtctctgagatacagacagacggacagacacacatattgctatatcgactcggctgttgatgctgatcaagtatatatatactttatggggtcgaaGACTagtccttctccctgttacatacattcaaacgaacacaatatacctttttacttaatttttaataaaaatataagtttgaTTATCTGAACTGGATTTCAGATTTAATTCGGAAaggtaataaaataattttaaaattttataattatatatgtataaaacaatatttaagtgCTTGAGAATAACAATTGCCTCTCCcgtcattaaatataatttattctaACAACACAACTGATGAgtgataattgttttaaaatgctAAACAAAAAGCTCTCACGATTTCTACATTTTATTCCATATTTTGTTGATGCCAACAAAAAAGGCTGGggcttaaatatatatcattttttacTCATGAATAAAATGCCTATGAATGTGAAttgcaaaatacatatttacttaTAGCTTATAAATTAACTGCAAGTAAagatcatttttcaatttcaaatctgTAAAATTACTGTGTTACTCATTCGCCCAGTTGTGTTATTGCGATGTAAcgaatcaaattaataaagataattgaaaaaataacaacgTATATGACATGACggaattttcaataaattatcatCGAATTTTAGCAAAGGTCATGACTTACTGCCATCGATGGTCTTCTTCATGCAGCCTGTGGCATTGCGTCCCACGATGTTGAGAATAAAACGTGGAGGGGCTACGCGGGAGCAGTCCAGCAAAAAACTCGAATCGGCCTCAAATTTCTCCCCACATTTGGGGTTGCTCAGAGATTCGCACTGATAGCAATGGAtggcataccctgtaattgaATGTGTCAGCAAAGTGTTTCTATACTTTCTGCACTGACTGTTTCATACCCGTGCAGGCCAAAGCAGCCAGAATGGTGAGCACCAATAAATTCTTTACACATGACACCATTTTTGtaagttgaaattaaagtgGATCTCTGAAAAACACACGGAACTTTTAGACCTGTACGGTTCGACGACTACGAAGCGTCTGGTGAACctagaattttcaaaaacgtATGCCAGTAACCGCATtgcattcatatattttgagTTAAATTCACTCAACCGCCTTTAGAATCTTTCGATTGACACAGAAACGCTtgagtatacatatgtattagtAAATCGCAACTTTGcaacatttataaatgtacGTGAATACCTCGCCTTGGTAGAACTTGATTTGGGTGATGTCACATTCgttttgtgttatttatttacgtttttacttttcttgtCCAAATTTCTGCGGTTTGAAAAACAAAGATACACAAACATCATTGACACTTTTAAAGtaagataaaaataactaaaatcaCTATGCTATCTTTATTAAATGTTCATTAATATTCACTCATTTATATTCGAGTtaatcaacatttaaaataaatagtaaaaaccagttttatgttatttacttTCTTTAAAGGGCAGTAAGCTGTTGTCATGAAATATGTAACTCATCTGTAAAATCATCTCCTGcttcagaaataaaaattaattgacatAATTATGTGTACTCTTGCGAACCAAATTTTGaccatttaattaaatgaaaaatctgTTAGAGAATAATCtctttgtataaatatgttaatgcAAAAACttcacattaaaattaataattaattaaagttaagtgTAAGAAGCGAGAgtgttatatatacatacgtgtatTTATATTGCCCAACAGAAAATATGAATGAATTTGCGAAGCATAAGCATATAGAAACTATTTATTTGAAGTCAATCGACTAAAGCTGTAGTTCTTcttaatattgttaattagtaatattaaattgattttagcgAAAAAGTGTATGTTTGACTTCCATGTGTCGTTAAAAGTTGTCATCCCGTTCGattagtattatttatttttttttcatgctgCGTAGTAAACCAAAGAGAAGCTCTCGCTTAAAATGACTCaagcaaaatatattttatttgtataaataaaagttcatttccacatttggtaccaaatacaacacatattattataattttgtattgttattttataacaacttttcttttaaaattgaaatattttttaatagatttaatagttttattgataaattataTCACGATTTTGTCTTAACACttaagtataaataatttaaataactttatttgtGGGAGAAATCGAGTTTCTCATtaccaaaattataatttcactTAGAGCCCTTAGAATCGGTTCAAGTGGCTTTTCCCAAGCGACCATTGAGTGCATttctttcataattttatattttcttcaaTTGGTTAATTCCCTTAAATTATGCCAAATGAGTTTGGGTTAATTGAGCAGCCGAAGCAGCTGCTTTAACGGCAGGAAACTCCCTCGCTCCCGTCGAAGTTGCAGTTTCTTGACCTTATCGATGTTGTGCATTGtaatacatgtgtgtgtttaacaCTTTGTTCACTCAGATTCGACTCGGctagaaattaaattcaattaagcaTAATTAACAATGAAGGCACACATTCATACGCACAACCCACACAAAGGTTCATTTGTAAGTATGAGGGCGTTTTCCAAGAGGGTCAACGGATTGCCTGACCTTTTTCAGTTTCGGAAGAGACTAATAAATACTGTTTGTTATTCagactaattaaaaattctcagGTGTGAATTCGGTCTGTGCGAAGTTTTATGAAGCATGCAATTGGATATGAGTCACGCATCTTATGatgtaaattctttaaataaacgtCGGGTACTTGTCAACTACGCACGTATTCTCCGAATATTTAACTGGAAATTGTAAAAAGTGAGTGTtcactgtttatttattgtaattagcATAGTatgatctatatatataaatgcaaataaatatgaaagataGTCATTGATGATAGTAGCTACATActataaaatacttatataagcAAATGGAATATTTAATGACTAAAAAATTCTGATTATAAAAATACTCATaatgtactatatatttaattagattAAATTCCAATGCATTAAATGGTACTCAATATTTAAGACTTTCATAAGTGTTTCATTATTTGGTTTGtccattaaatatattttcataactttgtaatatttctgtttaatataattaacactttaataaatacactatttttatttagtttttttttaaggttttatttaaatagtcaTAAGTATACAAtgtataactttattttgcaattgcatttaagaAAGACACAAATTTAAACGATAATGTTTCATAACTATGAGAACTGATTAAATCAAATGCAGTTAATACAAAGaaagcaaattgcaaaaaatacaacaaaatgtttagAGCTAGGACCAAAAGTAAAGATAAGAGATCTAGGCCAACAGGTAGGCTAGGCCAAAGAACAGCAAAATGGCTCCGGCCAGAGGTGCAAGAGAGGCGGAACCGTTGCATTCATCCTTGGTACAGACATCACATCCCAGCTGCTTGACGAAGGGCAGGGCAGGATCCGCCTGGCAACCACTCTGAATGTTGTTGATGTCACCGAAGTAACAGGATCGAACGATCTGCGGATGACCCACACCTGGAAGTAACAAAATGGAATTGAaaacatgtatgtatatgtaaaaatatgtattatcaATAGGCAACTTTCACTGTGTTGCAGCCGAAACAAATGTGTTAATTATGTAGCAGCTGGTGTTAACAATGCCACACGATTGTGGCACCCGTGACAATTgttattgtcattgttgtgGCAATAATACGAGTACTACAACAATTCGCTACGATCTGTGAGCAATGTTTACAGTTCTTGAGTCAACAGGTTTTTTGTAATTGCCATTTAGCTTTTGAAGTCAAGCAAACCGACAgcttaaagtatttttgcGCTTGAGTTAATCAGCAATTCGCTTTGTTGAATTCAGGTAAAGCGCATTTTACCGtgaataattcattaatttaacaatattaacaaactattttaattatatgcaGCCCCTGTGaaatttaactaaactgaaaaatattttatgtagtcattcaaaattttcaactgaCTACAAGCACAATTAcgtcattattatttaaattcgcACCCACAATAATCTCCCATTTGTACAAAATTACACGAAAACAGACAAAAATCGTgacaaatgacaaaaaaaaagcattaaaatactTCAATCGAATCCAGCAACTGCGCAAAAGTCAAACAATAGAAGaacttatgtatgtacataaaatgACATCATATAAAAAGGCACCGCATAATGCGAGTTCCATTTGCTTACATTAATTCAACTTTTAACAGATGCAATAAAATCTCTATGATACGGCTgtgattttaaattacttaccACTTTCGAGGGTCTTCTTTATGCAGCCAGTTGCATTGCGTTGGATGAAGAAGTTCTGCACATTACGATGTGGTCCCATTTGTGAGCAATCCAATAACATACTATCATCAGCCTCAAACTTCAGGCCGCACTTGGGTTTTGTAAGCGACTCGCATTGGTAGCACTTGATGGCAAAAgctacaaattacaaaataaatatttcttaaaacttgttttttcgACTCAAGCATTTTTTGAGAATCAAGTAACAAAAATACACACCCGAACAAGCCAAGCTAATCATAACTGCCACGGCAAAACTGCATTTCACGGCGGACACCATTTTAtctttcaaatgtttttatgaatttcttAAAGTATTAGGCACAAATCCCAACCTCCTCTGGCAATGTCTGCTGCACGTCTGAGCAGCtcacaatttttttgaacGGATCAGACGACTGGCGTATTCACTATCAACCATTTACACATCAACCCCCATTCTCAAAACGCACTCGATTCTGTGAGCGTAACGTTGGCAGCGCTGCCCGCGTCATGAGTTTTGTTTTGAGTAAAAAGTCTTAGGTATATAATCAGTCTATAGAGCattcaaaacataaacaagACAGTGTGCGAACTCATAGATATCTTTGCATGTGTATTGAGCAAAAACCAACCGGTTtcataatgtttattttttgattttgattttgtttagttatgtgtgagtgtattttatgcattttctattaaatgcaatagtattaaagttaaaagtttttagtatTATAAGTAGATCTATCTACTTTTTTCAACAAGTCAGCAAAATCTATTatttgcgaaaaaaaaaatctcgtGCTTTACGTATGCAGCTTACGAGTTATAATGTCTATAAGACAATTGGTTAATGATTAAGCGTGATTATCTTTCTATAATgacagcaataaaaaatatttgctattgCCATTAAGATGTATTTACTTCCGATGAATCATTTTGGCTACAAACTTATTAGAAGTagaatgtttaatatttaattatacgtTTGTAAAAACTAGAATAgacagtttttaaatttatatggaAAAATTTGCTGAAATCTTAAACTATTTGAGTGACAGAAATCCATGAAATCCACCGTTCAgcttaaactcaattttttctGATTACCacctaaaagtaggcaacattaTTTTCTATACTTCTAGCATGAGATAAAGTAAGTATGAGATATTTCTGTCCGATCAAACTACTCTACTTTATGGAACTGGTTGACAAGAGCAAAAATCTCTTTCAATTTTactgatttaatttgtttatgacAGCGTGAGAGAGAATCCATGCGCAGTGGGTAGAAATCGTCTTATTTCTTTAGGCAGAGGGAAGAATCATTCGGTGAGGGAGGAAAAGTCAGGATAAGTGTGTAATGAGGTCAGCGGGAGAGCCCATATTGAATTCACTTGCCACCAAATTGGATTAGCTGACAAGGGAGTATGTGGTTCAATCTACATAGGAAAAAGGCTCAAAGGAAATTTGAaccaattacaaatatatataggtctgtttgaaaaaaatatttcatttaatatttaatatttatttaaattttaaattattaactatcGCAAATTCCATTTTCTCTAATAGATCTATTTTAAAGGCTTTTTCGCATTCGCTCACATTCGAAAGTgtcagattttttaaataccacGACCAAACGTGAAACGGTCACAAAATATCATTTGCCCAGAATAAATCAGCTGTTTGgttatttaaagtaataaacaaaatgtaagataactttttttaatagtgtCCTTGACACTACCAAATTTAAGTGGTAACACGACAAATTTAAAGtcggttttatttttgctaagattattaagtaaaataaatacttttttcacatttaaatattattcatatttctCAAAGCATCAGCTTCTCTAATTAAAAACttcttttttgatttggtttcGCGCCGGCTAGCTCATCGGTATTCAGGTGGAGTTCCATCCCTGGACCGCAGCCCAAACAATCGATAGCGACATCGATACACAAAACAGCTGTTGACGAACTGAACTTTACAGCACTACAGAAAAGACGCtaaaaaatctacaaaaatcCTGCAAAGAGGCGCAAAAAATGtagtacatttaaataatttaatactttatttactttaattaattttaattaaatatttgagctCTTTGATCTTATGCccttaaaacttaattttttcaaaccaTTGATTGTAGGCAAAGTCAAACTTTTTCAGTTGCAGCAATATGGTTTGCTGCACATCCACCAATATGTTTTGATATATACACGTACTTCCTAATTTAAGTAcatcatttttatattgactATGTGGATAACAAACAGACAGCatattatgtatttgtatataaatcaatCAGGTACAACGGTATAACCGAATAAtaacataaagaaaaatatctcttaaaataacaaagaatTGAACAAACAAAGTTACTTAAGAATTTTCAC includes the following:
- the LOC117780438 gene encoding uncharacterized protein LOC117780438, translating into MALMRHTVLALGLLFVTIAATALAVSCYECDSVNDSNCDDEFHADDIAKTDCDAMELPEEQRALYSQRPDTACLTKYYKDSEDDFIFVRRSCAFGDFSVCDQRPDPVVPHLNFLGCAFCHKDLCNGGQLIQSSIVGIMLLLCALIN
- the LOC117780435 gene encoding uncharacterized protein LOC117780435, with product MQYLLWFGALVTLLATAYAIKCYSCESVYEANCGENFRTENYFKYDCDFTAPPRFLENELSKKNATACLKRVFRENGVIKFVRGCYFGEVNETDIGCKLDPTLTAVQNASCHVCDNENYCNGADQLTTRAWKLPAFGICIVIAAAQLLNGGQRDV
- the LOC117780437 gene encoding uncharacterized protein LOC117780437; the protein is MVSCVKNLLVLTILAALACTGYAIHCYQCESLSNPKCGEKFEADSSFLLDCSRVAPPRFILNIVGRNATGCMKKTIDGIPGHPQILRSCFFGDVRNTQSGCENDPTMPNIKQLSCDVCNKDGCNGSASLAPIAGAIVLFFGVARLLA
- the LOC117780436 gene encoding uncharacterized protein LOC117780436, with protein sequence MVSAVKCSFAVAVMISLACSAFAIKCYQCESLTKPKCGLKFEADDSMLLDCSQMGPHRNVQNFFIQRNATGCIKKTLESGVGHPQIVRSCYFGDINNIQSGCQADPALPFVKQLGCDVCTKDECNGSASLAPLAGAILLFFGLAYLLA